The stretch of DNA CGAGTCGCGCATCGCGGAGCTGCAGCGCTCCGGCAGCGCCGCGCCCGCTCCTGCGGCCGCCGCCGGTGCCGAGACGCCGCAGCCCGCGCCCGCTCAGCCGGCCGCGTCGCTGCCCTACCCGACGGCCGCCGTCGACGCCAGCGCGATCGATCCGTCGAACACCAACAACCTCCTGCAGCTCGCCCGCCGCCTCCACGAGGAGCACGTGCGCGAGGGCATCGAGAAGCGCGACGCGCTCATCGCCGAGGGGCACGCCACCGCCGCTCGCGTGGTCGCCGAGGCCGAGGCCAAGCAGCGCTCGCAGATCAGCTCCCTCGACCAGGAGCGCGCGCTCCTCGAGCACCGCATCGACGAGCTGCGCACCTTCGAGCGCGAGTACCGCCAGAACCTCAAGGGCTACATCGAGGGTCAGCTGCGCGAGCTCGACTCGTCGAACATCGTGAACACCGGCAACTACGGCAACATGAACGTCAGCCAGCCGCCGAGCTTCCAGGCTTTTGGCCAGTCCTGATCAGAGCGGTTCCGACCGCAACGCCGACGACCTCGCGACCCCCGGCGGCAGGAAAGCGGTGCGCGGCCTCGACGGCCGCGTGCTGATCCTGCTCGCCGCGGTCGCGGTGGTCGTCTACGCGTTCGATCAGCTGAGCAAGATCTGGGTCGTCAGCACCCTCGAGCCGGGTGTCGCGGTGCCCGTCATCGGCGAACTGCTCGAGTTCCGGTTCGTCCGCAACCCTGGCGCGGCCTTCTCGCTCGCGAGCGGGTCCACCTGGATCTTCTCGATCGTCGCCGCGTCGGTCGCCGTGTTCATCGTCTGGTTCGCCAGGCGCATCCGGTCGCTGGCGTGGGGCACCCTCTTCGGGCTGCTCCTCGGCGGAACGGTCGGCAACCTCACCGACCGGCTGTTCCGCGAGCCGGGTTTCGGCACCGGCCACGTCGTCGACTTCCTCACCATCTGGGGTTTCCCGGCGATCTTCAACATCGCCGACGTCGCCATCGTGTCGAGCATGGGACTGTTCATCCTGCTCACGCTCCGCGGAGTGGGGCTCGACGGTAGCCGCTCGTCGGCCCGTCGCAAGGAGTCCCCGTCGGACAGCGGTCGTCCCGACGAGGGCACCGCGCCCCGCGTCACGCCCGACTCGGTCTGATCCCACCCTCCGATGGTCAGTAGCCGCAGCATGCCCGTCCCCGACGGGCTGAACGACTCGCGTGTCGATGCCGGGCTCGCGAAGCTCCTCGGCTTCTCGCGGACGCTCGCCGCCGAGGTCGCCGAACAGGGCGGAGTGCTCCTCGACGGTCGTCCGCTCGGCAAGTCCGACCGGCTCCGCGCCGGCGGCTGGCTCGAGGTGACCTGGACCGAGCGGTCGGCGCCGCAGATCGAGCCGATCCCCGTCCCCGACCTGCGCATCGTCCACGACGACGACGACATCGTGGTGGTCGACAAGCCGGTCGGTGTGGCCGCGCATCCGTCACCCGGCTGGAGCGGACCGACCGTGGTCGGCGCCCTCGCCGCGGCGGGGTACCGCATCAGCACCTCGGGCGCCGCGGAGCGGGCAGGTGTCGTCCATCGCCTCGACGCCGGGACGAGCGGCCTGATGGTCGTCGCGAAGAGCGAGCACGCGTACACGGTGTTGAAACGGGCGTTCAAGGAGCGCGAGGTCGAGAAGATCTACCACGCCGTGGTGCAGGGGCACCCCGATCCGTTCGAGGGCACCATCGACGCCCCGATCGGCCGGCACCCGCGCTCGGATTGGAAGTTCGCGGTGACCGCCGACGGCAAACCGTCGGTGACGCACTACGAGACTCTCGAGGCGTACCCCTCGGCGACACTGCTCGAGATCCACCTCGAGACGGGGCGCACGCATCAGATCCGTGTGCACATGGCCGCGCAGCGGCACCCGTGCGTCGGCGACGCGATGTACGGCGCCGACCCGGTGCTCTCGGAGCGGCTCGGACTGACGAGGCAGTGGCTGCACGCGATGCGCCTCGGTTTCCGCCACCCGTCGACGGGGGAGTGGGTGTCGTTCGAGAGCGTGTACCCGGCGGACCTGCAGCACGCCCTCGACATCCTCGACTCCTGACGCACCGGTAGACACTTATTCGCGCCGCGAGCACGGCGTCGGTGGTGGGGAGCATGATGGCCGTATGGTCATCGAGGTCCGGCCCGCCGACGTCTTCGACGACGTCGCCCAGGTGTTGGGGCCGAAACGGCCCGACGCGAACGTGTGCTGGTGTCTCAGTTATCGCGTCGACTCGCGCACCAACCGCGAGCTCGTCGGGCCGGCGCGGGGCGAGAGGGTGCGCGAGCTGTGCGCCGCCGTTCCCGCTCCGGGGGTGCTCGCCTACGACGGCGACGAGCCGGTCGGGTGGGCGGGGGTCGCGCCGCGTGCGGAGCTGAACAGCTTCGCGAAGAGCAGGCGCATCCCGCACGTCGACGACCTGCCGGTGTGGACCGTGTGGTGCATCCGAGTGCGGCCCGGACACCGCGGCGAGGGCATCAGCCACGCGCTCCTCGAGGGGGCGACGGCCTTCGCCCGCGCGGGCGGGGCGCCGGCGATCGAGGGCTACCCGGTCGACAACGAGGGCGAGAAGGTCGACCTCACCATGGCGTACGTCGGAACCCGCGGCCTGTTCGAGAAGGCCGGTTTCCGCAAGGCGGCCGACACCGAATCGGTGCTCGCCGGCTTCCCGAGAGTGGTGATGCGACTCGACCTCCGATGACGTATCGATGCCTCGCGGAGCGTCGCCTCGCCGACCCTCCCGGGCGCCGCTTAGACTTCTGCTCCACCCGGCATCCACACCCGCCGCGACACCCGCGCGGCCTGTCGTTCCCAGCTAGAAAGCGACCAGTTGGCTACCTCCGGCGATTCCTTCGTCCACCTCCACGTGCACAGCGAGTACTCGATGCTCGACGGAGCCGCGCAGGTGAAACCCCTGATCGCGGCCGCAGTCGAGAAGGGAATGCCCGCCGTCGCGGTCACCGACCACGGCAACGTCTTCGGCGCCTACGACTTCTGGAAGAGCGCGACGGCTGCGGGCATCAAGCCCATCATCGGCACCGAGGCGTACCTCACCCCGGGCACCCACCGCAGCGACAAGACCCGCATCCGATGGGGCGACGGCGGGGGCGACGACGTCTCCGGCTCGGGTGCCTACACGCACATGACCCTGCTCTCATCGACGAACGAGGGCATGCACAACCTGTTCCGGTTGAGCTCCCGCGCGTCGATCGAGGGCTACTACTTCAAGCCGCGCATGGACCGCGAGCTGCTCGAGACCTACTCGAAGGGCCTCATCGCCACGACCGGCTGCCCGTCGGGCGAGGTGCAGACCCGGCTTCGGCTCGGGCAGTACGAGGAGGCGAAGAAGGCGGCGGCCGACTTCCGCGACATCTTCGGCAAGGAGAACTTCTTCGCCGAGATCATGGATCACGGGCTCGGCATCGAGCGGCGCATCATGAGCGACCTGATCCGGCTAGCCAAAGACCTCGACCTGCCGCTCGTCGCGACCAACGACCTGCACTACACGCACGCCCACGACGCGACCTCGCACGCCGCCCTGCTCTGCGTGCAGTCGGGCTCGACCCTCGACGACCCCAACCGGTTCAAGTTCGACGCCGACGAGTTCTACCTGAAGTCCGCGTCGGAGATGCGGCAGATCTTCCGCGACCACCCCGAAGCGTGCGACAACACGCTGCTCATCGCCGAGCGGTGCGACGTGCAGTTCAACGAAGCTGCGAACTACATGCCGCGCTACCCCTGCCCTCCCGGAGAGAACGAGGACAGCTGGCTGGTCAAGGAGATCGAGACCGGGCTGCACTACCGCTACCCGAACGGCATCCCCGATGACGTGCGCAAGCGCGCCGAGTACGAGACCGGCATCATCATCCAGATGGGCTTCAGCGGCTACTTCCTCGTCGTCGCCGACTTCATCAACTGGAGCAAGAACAACGGCATCCGCGTCGGCCCCGGCCGCGGCTCGGGCGCCGGCTCGATGGTTGCCTACGCGATGAAGATCACCGACCTCGACCCCATCCGCCACGGCCTCATCTTCGAGCGGTTCCTCAACCCCGACCGCGTCTCCATGCCCGACTTCGACGTCGACTTCGACGACCGTCGCCGCGGCGAGGTCATCAAGTACGTCACCGAGAAGTACGGCGACGACCGCGTCGCCCAGATCGTCACCTACGGCACCATCAAGGCCAAGCAGGCGCTGAAGGACAGCTCGCGCGTGCTCGGCTTCCCGTTCGGCATGGGCGACAAGCTCACCAAGGCGATGCCGCCCGCCATCATGGGCAAGGACATCCCGCTCTCCGGCATCTTCGACAAGAGCCACGAGCGCTACAAGGAGGCCGTCGACATCCGGGCGGTCATCGAGTCCGACCCCGAGGCGAAGACGGTGTTCGACACCGCGCTCGGCCTCGAGAACCTGAAGCGCCAGTGGGGCGTGCACGCGGCCGGCGTGATCATGTCGAGCGAGCCGCTGCTCGACATCATCCCCATCATGAAGCGCGAGCAGGACGGCCAGATCGTCACGCAGTTCGACTATCCGGCCTGCGAGTCGCTCGGCCTGATCAAGATGGACTTCCTCGGCCTGCGCAACCTCACGATCATCGACGACGCGCTCGACAACATCGAGGCGAACCGCGGTCACCGACCGGTGCTCGAACAGCTCGAACTCGACGACGTGCCCACCTACCAGCTGCTCGCCCGCGGCGACACGCTCGGGGTGTTCCAGTTCGACGGCGGGCCGATGCGCGCGCTGCTGCGCCTCATGCGCCCCGACAACTTCGAGGACATCTCCGCCGTCGGCGCGCTCTACCGGCCCGGCCCGATGGGCGCGAACTCGCACACCAACTACGCGCTGCGCAAGAACGGTGCG from Herbiconiux sp. L3-i23 encodes:
- the dnaE gene encoding DNA polymerase III subunit alpha, which translates into the protein MATSGDSFVHLHVHSEYSMLDGAAQVKPLIAAAVEKGMPAVAVTDHGNVFGAYDFWKSATAAGIKPIIGTEAYLTPGTHRSDKTRIRWGDGGGDDVSGSGAYTHMTLLSSTNEGMHNLFRLSSRASIEGYYFKPRMDRELLETYSKGLIATTGCPSGEVQTRLRLGQYEEAKKAAADFRDIFGKENFFAEIMDHGLGIERRIMSDLIRLAKDLDLPLVATNDLHYTHAHDATSHAALLCVQSGSTLDDPNRFKFDADEFYLKSASEMRQIFRDHPEACDNTLLIAERCDVQFNEAANYMPRYPCPPGENEDSWLVKEIETGLHYRYPNGIPDDVRKRAEYETGIIIQMGFSGYFLVVADFINWSKNNGIRVGPGRGSGAGSMVAYAMKITDLDPIRHGLIFERFLNPDRVSMPDFDVDFDDRRRGEVIKYVTEKYGDDRVAQIVTYGTIKAKQALKDSSRVLGFPFGMGDKLTKAMPPAIMGKDIPLSGIFDKSHERYKEAVDIRAVIESDPEAKTVFDTALGLENLKRQWGVHAAGVIMSSEPLLDIIPIMKREQDGQIVTQFDYPACESLGLIKMDFLGLRNLTIIDDALDNIEANRGHRPVLEQLELDDVPTYQLLARGDTLGVFQFDGGPMRALLRLMRPDNFEDISAVGALYRPGPMGANSHTNYALRKNGAQEIVPIHPELAEPLEDILGTTYGLIVYQEQVMSIAQKLAGYSLGQADLLRRAMGKKKKSELDKQFAGFKAGMNERGYSDAAVKTLWDILLPFSDYAFNKAHSAAYGVVSYWTAYLKAHHPAEYMAALLTSVGDARDKLAVYLNECRRMKIQVLPPDVNESIGYFAAVGDDIRFGLGAVRNVGFNVVDLIRKAREEKGRFTSFHDFLRKVPIAVANKRTVESLIKAGAFDTFGATRRALLEIHESAVEAAVSIKRNEANGQVDLFGGMFDFEEEPDKVPERPEWQKREKLAFEREMLGLYVSDHPLAGLELELAKHASASIADLLGSESLEDGETVTIAGLLTEVQHRTAKNSGNQYGMIQVEDFGGEITVMFMGKAYQEFAPALETDTVVVVRGRVSQREDSINLHAYSIFTPDVGQRGSGGPLTLTLPDNRATTDTVKALGDVLIRHAGDTEVRLRLTKAQTARVFEIPYTVSVTADLYGELKTLLGPGCLA
- a CDS encoding GNAT family N-acetyltransferase codes for the protein MVIEVRPADVFDDVAQVLGPKRPDANVCWCLSYRVDSRTNRELVGPARGERVRELCAAVPAPGVLAYDGDEPVGWAGVAPRAELNSFAKSRRIPHVDDLPVWTVWCIRVRPGHRGEGISHALLEGATAFARAGGAPAIEGYPVDNEGEKVDLTMAYVGTRGLFEKAGFRKAADTESVLAGFPRVVMRLDLR
- the lspA gene encoding signal peptidase II — its product is MASPDQSGSDRNADDLATPGGRKAVRGLDGRVLILLAAVAVVVYAFDQLSKIWVVSTLEPGVAVPVIGELLEFRFVRNPGAAFSLASGSTWIFSIVAASVAVFIVWFARRIRSLAWGTLFGLLLGGTVGNLTDRLFREPGFGTGHVVDFLTIWGFPAIFNIADVAIVSSMGLFILLTLRGVGLDGSRSSARRKESPSDSGRPDEGTAPRVTPDSV
- a CDS encoding RluA family pseudouridine synthase: MVSSRSMPVPDGLNDSRVDAGLAKLLGFSRTLAAEVAEQGGVLLDGRPLGKSDRLRAGGWLEVTWTERSAPQIEPIPVPDLRIVHDDDDIVVVDKPVGVAAHPSPGWSGPTVVGALAAAGYRISTSGAAERAGVVHRLDAGTSGLMVVAKSEHAYTVLKRAFKEREVEKIYHAVVQGHPDPFEGTIDAPIGRHPRSDWKFAVTADGKPSVTHYETLEAYPSATLLEIHLETGRTHQIRVHMAAQRHPCVGDAMYGADPVLSERLGLTRQWLHAMRLGFRHPSTGEWVSFESVYPADLQHALDILDS
- a CDS encoding DivIVA domain-containing protein, yielding MALTPEDVVNKRFQPTKFREGYDQDEVDDFLDEVVVELRRLGQENEDLRQRLIASESRIAELQRSGSAAPAPAAAAGAETPQPAPAQPAASLPYPTAAVDASAIDPSNTNNLLQLARRLHEEHVREGIEKRDALIAEGHATAARVVAEAEAKQRSQISSLDQERALLEHRIDELRTFEREYRQNLKGYIEGQLRELDSSNIVNTGNYGNMNVSQPPSFQAFGQS